The following nucleotide sequence is from Acyrthosiphon pisum isolate AL4f chromosome A2, pea_aphid_22Mar2018_4r6ur, whole genome shotgun sequence.
tataagtgtacACATTGAGTTACCcacttacctactttattttaaattataatataatataaggaacGTAATTTTAAAcaggtttattatttatgttgtggCTTTAACtctatacctaatagtaataagtattattgaTCTACcaaatatgcaattaatttatgctttttattgtttttattgctgTAGTGTACAATAGTTTCTAAttaaatgtgtaggtattattttatatttatactatgcaTTTCTAGTATTGCTTTTAtcctattaaattatgaaatcatAAAATTGTGAATGAAAATGTTTATCTTCGTTTATTTGTATAAGTACATACAGTTAtaatcagtcctgtaaagtatttaagtaaaagtattcaaatacttttttaagtattgaataacttgtTTAATACtctcagcatgaagtattttgaatggtattttaaatacttttttttgtattaaatactttttggtattgaatactttggttttttatttcgaacattttatttttatcgaaataattagttagacaaatattattgtcaactacaataatagaataatagttttatttaatattctgtatttctgtgttagccgaagcccaaaggtttgtgaaaacaagatttctaaaaaaagttgttaaatattgaataacaatattccctttaaaactattagataactattagattacctactacctatgtgtttatattacgataattagaaacccactttaaaaaccaaaagtatttgtaaagtattccaaatactttttcaaagtatttgagtagtatttgaaatactttacaattaaagtatttgagtagtatcttaaatacttaaaataaaatgtatttgagtatttactcaagtactttttaaaagtattctttacaggactggttaTAATGtactattctatatttttatatattcattttttaatggcTCTTGTAAACAAAGATTTTTGAAGAGAAAAACGCATAAACCACCGGTAAAATTTACTATTAGGTTCCtctacttaaaattatgtaaaaaaacaaaataaccaatccatattataatattattattatgtatggcgTTCTCATAGGTAAATGTCGTACAcgattttgtatttgtatacatattacaaataaatacataagataatatacctactatacctatgtacctatgtacctacctatacatgtatgtactatgtacaatactacaatgtacctataaggTACCAACGTAtttaactattgtctattatctacattaaattgcattaattgtttacttgtatataattacctaaacaTGCCATCAAATGGTCATCACCTTacgtaatttctatttttaaatagaaaaatatatattttacttatcaaATTTATGTGCCttaatgaaatacaaaagaCATGTTAACGTGAGAAATTTTGAGTGTGcagtataaatttttaatacgtGTCAGTTATCTAAAATTCTCGACTATCGGAAATTCCTATACGTATTATCTCTAGGTaagtactataaataatattattctatataattgtatcggacaaaatatttcaaaaattaataattttaaaaaacgttcttcaaaataaaaattcatcatgttcagtaaaaaaaattgtgtatccAAGTTTATccgattaattataaaatgttgtaagaCGTAggtgattataaaaaatttcgagtatttcaaaattttaaagtacataaaaataaaacgttattgtaacaataacttaaagaacaataaatattctattttaattagtaataatagattatatttttttttttttaaatacgtgtaatgaattttaaaaataacttggtGTACTGGCATaatcataatgttataacttataagtaactaGAAACTAatgaagaaataattaaataaataataaataatatacataaccaATGTCCAATTATGGTATTTAGATAGATATAATaggtaacatttaaaatgtattattgtttattaaactcAAAGTCccactatatattttgtttttccagctatttaaaaaaaatatatcagattCTTTActtctattttctattattattctaattttccaaaaagtgtaaaaatttaatacaatgctcctgatatattgttacaatagcagttgaaaaatatttaaaaaaaaataggcacaatttttttttataagcatttaaagttttaatttccacaaaatttatcaaatttaaaattgtataattattttgtagttaaaaatgtataaaatgtttgctaaggattgaaaatttaaaacaagattccatgtaagtagttaattctgttaccaaaaaatctaaaaaaatacataagtacagtttatttttatagtcattttaagttcaaatttggacgaaattacatattaaaaaacctagaataactattttagttatattgttgtgattgtataatattattcgtgggtacttgaaacttctaaagtatactattatatgtctatgatagtatcacggtttgttgttgatgtataacgcgttataagtacctaatggatattgtgatatttggaatttattataggtaatttttttttttaataccatagatataaagataatataatatatgttatacctagactgacatactgtctccgttcagaatcatttttcttatacaatgatattatatcaatgaattcaaatttaatatcatccattatacagtgacacacttataacctactgtacagcatagcgacatccacttgcccaccctTTTTCATCTGCAGttcaaaaaatcattataattatcgtAAAAGTTTACCTTATCTGTTTCTAGATGTAGACATTTCAAAACTTAACCTGAACGTATATGATTACCTATGTGGTATAGTTGTACTTAAGTTATAacgtataacttataaactataatattggtaatgAACATTGTTAAGGTATATCCctcagcaaagcgacatccacttgcctacctttttAATAATGAGTAGAGAGACGACCTTGCGATTTTTAGTTAGGTTTTACCgagtattattaatgttattacttactacttagtattagttttttagtatttgATGATGAGCTCATTATAAATTGTGTGTGTAAAATGCGTTAGACGGGCTTATCGACCGGGCGTAGGCAGTAGTTTTATCACGATATTGTTAATTGAGGTTTGCACTTTGggtcataatataatgatgttatAAGAAACCAGAGATAAGCATGATAGTACTGTTGTAGTAGTCACTGTTTACAACTATCGAGAGCTACAAAACCTATGCGTGGAATTTACGGGCATATGTAATTAAAACAacctaaacaaataaaaatgcgatttttttatttgcgcCACatctaaaaactaattttggttATTTGCGCCGCATAAAGCTAAAAACAAGGGCATCATGTGATTAGGGCAATCTTGTGACTACGAAAATTGCAATTCGCgccactttaaaataattaattttacttttttttaatcatattatttgtattatgtattttgttcatCTACCAAGTTCATTTTAAtagatacattataaatattaatacaaatactaaaatatgcataaagtaaaataaaaaggtaATCTTATAGGTAACGAATTGTAATTTTAGGTATACGCACTTTATGTATGATATATGAGTactatttcactatttcagttgataaaatatttaaaaatcaggaatattatatcaatttatatgaCCAATATAACTCATTGTCcaaatgtttatgttataaataccCCACGTTATTTATTCACGCGTTATGTGCTATCAGTTATCACTGATGTGAGCCCGCGAAATGTATACCAATGATGAAAATCCTTGCACATATCGTGTCATTTCTTTTTCTGATGCAGattaccaaaattaatatttagatgtGGCGCAAAtgacatgttatttttttattttgacgcTGATTGGGCTCCTTAAAGTATTACATACGCACTTAAAATACGTATCTATTGGTGGCGTAAATTACAAATACTGAAATTGGAATTCTTGAATTTACGTGTGATGTCTACTGTGTCTAGGCACGTaacaaaatagaaatttaacATTACACCCTAACCCTTGTAGCCCCACATCATATAACGCCTATCCCGCAGTATAATTTtgcagaaatattaaaattgtttgtacggTGAAATTGGAGACTTGCGAACCAATGGTTAAGTCAAGATATAGGTAAACCCAAACGTTGAACGTACCTTGGATTTAACTCacttatttatatttggttCGGTACCGGCTTATACGAATGTTAAGATGGAAGGAGACCATTTTTGACCAAAATcatacccttcccttttcggccaaaCCACACAGTTTAATGTTTACTTTactatttctaaattattaaatgtattacaatctatattataataaattgttgtcattgattatttgattaataataattagatacataaatacaaacattttatacaatttatatttttaataattttcgataTTTATAACAGAAAATAGATATTAAGCTTTTTggtttggtcgaaaagtgaattgGCCAAAAAGGGAAGGATACAATTTCGATCGGAAACAGTCATTCCCGTTATGATGATGCAATTTTATACGGGCTATACTGGTATTTGCTTGTCGGAATCGACCAAAAGTGGTCTGCAATCTATATTTATTGGTGTGAAAATACACATCATACTCAAACGGTATAATAAGTTGTTTGGTAGTCTCGTTGACTGTGATGAAGAAAGACTTGACTATAGTAGACACACCTGCTGTCGCTGTCCTGCAGATGTTTTTCTAATACAGGGTGCTGAGTAATGCATCAAGAATCCTCACACCCTTTTTcttcataatacaatattagtctcaaatattttcaaattgttaagATATTTTacactacttaaggagtgtcctgtacAGGGgtgtcatttcacattttttcatGGGATGCAAAACcaatattgaaaatctaaagTAATACCAGTCACTCGAGTCATccaatgaatttttttcaatacacatTCAGTGTAaatgtagataattttatagaaattataaaaaaccaaataataaaaatataaaaccttttctgataggaaagtgaatctagttggtactttgggaggtcaaaagtaaaatttttccaatagttttcaaaagcgccgtgaaaaacaaaagaaaaattaacgaaaacgggaatttttacgcaaaatctgttttcgagaaaaattgattttggtttttggtacaactctaaaacaaatgactataggtgcatacaattttgactgaacgtttatgtttgcattttctatacatcattacatttttcaaatattttgatttattttgagctgtttacggacattttcagtttccatttcttttagtttttttttctataaatatcaataaaattttatttgttggataaaaaagcttgaaaatttaatagaaggctcctagtatattgtttcaaaggcagatgaaaaatattaaaaatcgttagatacagtttttttttataagcatttaaagttcaaaatatggacgaaatcacatattaaaaaacctggaataactattttagttattttgttgtgattgtctattattgaaacttctaaagtataggtactattatatatctatgatagtaccacggtttattgttgatgtatgacgcgttacctaattgtgatatgaataatttgaaatttattataggtacctattacaagtcaattttttttttaataccatagataagaatatatacgtctatatcagtctaggtattataatacctagactgatataccgtctccactcagaattgtttttcttatacaatatacagtgatattatatcattgaattcaaatttaattctatccagtatacagtgacccacttataacctactgtacagcagagcgatatccacttacccaccttttttttattgataattttagattaccgatttaactatttaagtatatatagaaaggtagttataagaaaaatgtatttagctCTTTTCAATGAGGTATTTCAGAAAGTATCAAAGCATATTATACAtggcataggtacctactttagaggaccatagttagtaacctagcgaaccaaagttgatcatttgactgtcaaaatattcagaaaaaaagctttaccggaatccatcaaaaaatatagtggttaccatttgaaaaagaaaatcgattttattattggtacaaatgcgtgtttaaaaatgttgaaaatgttataaaaaaattgcctgttaaaaataaagaaacacgggtctttttttgttttagggaAATTCCATATCATTGATCCATAATTTCTAATAAGAActcgcgtacaatgacataatatacaccctgtatattttttgtatagtaaaaaattatacaataatataaagtcgttaatacagtaatgatacaattattttgaaagtaaAGTTGAAAGGGGGCCCATTTGAtgcttaatccgggcttgtaacGGAGCTAAAGTGTtgaacgtgatctgctgagcgtaaattgtTCATGTTTAGCACTTCAAcaattgtaagacggagacaaataggtagacaatattatttgcCATGTGCCCATGTAGCGTCCTCTTAGAGTACCTAATAAGTGTACATGcagattatacaaaatattaaatagtacaaaAGTCAAAAGATAAAAAATCTCGACATAAATTCactcataattttgttattccTACCCATAAAATACCCACACCACCACCCTCCCATATTTAAGGTATTGCCTGAGCAACACTTGAACCCTATGTTACACGCCACTACAGAGTAAACctaaatgaaaattcaaaatactataaatttcaTTTAGGATTtagctatagcctataagtaTAATGACCTTAGGATAGGTGTAGATATcttcattgaatgtttaaaattagcattttctacacaccataaaatattttgactcatgttGAGCtatatttataggcaattttcattgaaaatgttgagttttgttagttttttttttgcacttttgtcgataaaaaaattttcggtCTGTCAAAATACTTGAGAATgtcatacaagtatacaacgtTCCTATAATAAGTTGATGTTaaggaaaattgaaaaaaaggttGAGTGTCTAAGCACAATATTTTTCATGTGcgtctgaagttaaaattttgataaaattcatcaaaatacgAAAActggcaaattatttcgagttaaaaattcataaaaaaatgtccatttatATCTAAGCtttgcaaatttaatataactatatatgacaaataaataatgcataatatttaaatataaagtatattataccattgtccattgatttatgattataatgaataatattcaatgattatacatgattatacctaaatacttaataaattaaatgaaaatctcCGACGGAAAAACCGCTAACtaggtatttatagtttatagttagtAGAGATGAGCAATATGATATGTTTAGATACATTTGGATTCTTGGAAAAAAACCTCGATgtttttcgatatttatttaaaagaataaaatgttttaattctttCAAAGCGCTGAATTTAAGCGTTCAATCATGAGTAGAacaattaatttgcaaattaagattatattttttctcataGATTTACATGGACCTTACATGTAAGTatgtctatatttaaaattaaatattttttttttaaatataaattcaagtattttttgaaaaaaaaaggtataatatgaaaaaaactttgatattttttgcaaagatatctttaatcgtgctttatagtaaaaaaaaatatgattctgCGCGCGCCATTTACGTTGGCAATTCCGGAATCCATATTGTCCGTTAATCCGTAATCGACATATTAGgtatttcaacaataattattgtatatttgtatttgtaatttgtaaattgtaatccaGACAATCCAGTATGCCAGACGTGTGTCGATGTGTTGCCTCGCGGTGAGTGGTTACGCGTTTTGTGCGCACGGCTAATCAAAATCTAGAGAGAACGAAAAACGAATTAACGTATCCGACATGGAATATGACAACTTTTTGCACTACTCCAATCGGCTGCTGATGGCTAACGTGCTAGGCGACGTTTATGTGGACCTATCCAAGCTGAAATCGCCTAACAGCCGTTTCATGTTCACGCGTGACCTGCTTCTCAAACACAAAATGCTTGCCGAGACGTTGGACATTGACATGGAGTATGATCATCCCAACGTGTCGACGAACCTCCGACAACAAGGCAACGAATTATTTAAAGCCAAGCAGTACAAGAAGGCTGCAGACACGTACACCAAATGTTTGACAGGCAGCGTTTCGAACACCGAGTGCCACGCGCTCGCGCTGGCCAACCGATCGGCCGCGTACTTCCACTTGGGCCTGTATGAGCTTAGCCTAAAGGATGCGCGCTGGGCCATGGAGTTCAATTATCCGTCTAGGCTCGCGTACAAGCTATACGAGCGGGCCGGAAACGCTGAACGAATGTTGGGCTTGGTCGAACGGGCGATGCAGAGCTACGCCGTGTGCCTGACGCGACTGGATGAGGCGGACATGTCTGTGGAGAAGAGGAGCAAGTTACGGGCGGCGATCGAAAAGGCCCTGACCGAATGCAAGGACTTGTTTACCGAGCATAAAAATACGATGGAAGTACCTCGCGCCGTTGAGCAGCTGGTTGGCGGAAGAAACGAAAATATTCCAGCACTATCGGCCTTTGTagaactgaaaatgtccaagAATATGGGACGAGGTGTTTATGCCACCCGCGACATTAACCCCGGTAAGTGACATTATAGGTTATTCTTGGcggaaaattgtataaaagttttagaaataaaatatttcattataaattacataggtaggtacctgcctacctaatattataatataaataaattacctaggTCAGTGCCGGATAGGTATGTATCAGCTCATTTACATAGGTATTCTCTAATTACGTTTAAAATTGTTACGAGCTGATAGGTGgctaatcatattttaatcatgattttattttcactcacACTCACACGACTGGCCATAACTTAAGTGGTCCACGGAGATTTTTTCTGTAGCCCACCAAACCAATCTGGCCCTGTAGGTatcaggtatattataaattacataacagTTAACTCGTTATGTCAAAACTCAAGGGACCTAGAAAAACATTAGAGATATCGAGTCTTATAACTCTTttattgtaatgtttattatttcaaagcGATTTCAATTGAATTTGACATTACAACAATTTTGAGATATTGCCGTTTGACATACCCAATAagaatataggtactgtattacatatatattatataataatttgttttttagttgttattatgataaattaacaataaacaatggtaaaaaataattacttcattttttattattactcttataggtaacatataggtaagtaggtgtttgtaaaaaaaatttaagacataaaaaataaataatcacaaaatCATTAGGTAATTTCAAATTTGCTTCAGTGATAAGTaagtgatataaataaataataatgcaaagaATTTGTTCATCAGAACCAGGTGGCTCTCATACTAAACAAActgttgatttttatataaatcccTGTTGACTGTCACCACTAATACTTAGCTCaggtaaacaatttttgaatattttagatttttttataattaagcaATGTACTTTTTTTCCCTCGaactttttttactaatatCTTGGAACTTGAAACAAtatgttacaataaaaatatataaaaatgagtgTTCCTGAATTGGTCTAGgagaataattgtatttattgagtgAATAAAAGAAATACCATTTTAATGAACAATAGTTATGTGCGATGACGTTATGTTATCCATGCCTATCTTTATATTAACTTTACCTATTCATTTTCAGGTGATGTTGTGGCCATAGACGAACCTTACATTTGTGGGCCTATTTCAGATCATACAGGTGTTTGTCAATATAGTGGTTGCTTGAATTTAGACTTGGCTCTTATTCCTTGTCCAAAATGTTTattggtatgtttttttttatcatcattagaAGTTATAAGATGAGGTATGCATTATATTAagtcaatataggtaggtacataggtattatttctatttgatcatttattattttttaaaacaaaaatactaatttgtCTGAACCTGAAGCAATTCTGATTTCtgactatacctacataaatttacaaataacctgatgatttttattgatttatctgCCAATACGTCTTAAATGAAAAACTACATTTCTACtatgcatacctacctattattatatacctaaaatttaatattatgagatagaaaatgtgttaatatgtcaatatactTTGATCAGGTTTATTACTGCAATAAAGACTGTATGAATAAAGCTAACGAAGATGGACACTATTTGGAATGTCCAATTATGTATTTCATCAAATCAACACCAGGAATAACAAGAATGAATGAACTTGCTATGAAGTGGTTTTTAAAAGACTATTTGAAAAtgggtttaaaaaaatattgtttgatagtTGATAACTTTTCCAAATCTAAAACTGATCCTCAAACAAGGGGTTTTGATGGGACTGGTCAATATAAGtctgataattttttaacgGCTTATTCTTTGGATAGTAGTGAAAACAAAGTTTCAATAGatgtcttgtttttttttaattgtattgctGTTGATATGTTGCATTGTTTGATTTTAAGTGGCTTCAAAATTccagaatattatataggttttgtAGGGGCTTCCTTGGTGCGTATTCTcattgttttagatttaaattgtaGAAAGTTAAACATCAATGCCCCTACTATATCTTTTCAAGGAAAACGCCAACTTACTCTTACAATAGCATTAACTTTATATCCAACTATTTCCTTGTTCAACCATTCTTGTGATCCAAATATAAAACGGAGTGGAGAATTATCTGATAGAATAAGAGTTATGAAAGCAATTCAACCAATTCCCAAAGGATCTCAGgtgattatatagatatttttattattattattttatgtttcactatcaaattatactttataccccccccccaaaaaaaaaaaaaaaaaaatgttcatagccCTCCAAAACATtccctacattttgttttaggcttatttaatattatcaaagtaaggtcctatagccctattagcccctcccaaatctcaaacgctatttgcgcctatgtttaaaataaagcaGAAATATATTAGGTGCCTATGTCAAAACATTCTCTTTTGTGACTCCTCCttacaaaatgtttgttatgatatcttttacatttatatttatttagttagttGTTAAATAAACACCTTATGTATTTGTTGTATTTGTAACTAGTTGTGCTGTACTTATGGAATAATCTTTAGAGGACACACCAAAGAATCAAGGCAAGATATTTGCAAgaaactttttaactttaaatgctattgCCAGCCTTGCATAAAGAATTGGCCAATATGtcattatatacctaatcgTCTTTCTACACtgtatgttatatacttaaattttgtaattgtgttttatgtataaatattatgtttgtttgattattatatgtttttagaaatattctaAACTCTAGTATGGCAGATATTGTATCATTGGAATGCGAAAAGTTTGTGGAATTTATAAAGTCAGGACAATCAGAAGATTATTGTgagcatttaaattatttatattcttttattaaGCTATTGTTTACTAATGTAAAACGACCATTTCAATTATACGAGGATTGTCTTGAAATTATAAGTACTATTCATATCAAAAGTTCCAATGAACTATACATTAgtgaaataaatattggttGATATCTCACttttataataggtttattaatagctaaataatttttatttacataaaaaataacagtgtgtgtttaactattcatataagtgattttttt
It contains:
- the LOC100160262 gene encoding SET and MYND domain-containing protein 4; translated protein: MEYDNFLHYSNRLLMANVLGDVYVDLSKLKSPNSRFMFTRDLLLKHKMLAETLDIDMEYDHPNVSTNLRQQGNELFKAKQYKKAADTYTKCLTGSVSNTECHALALANRSAAYFHLGLYELSLKDARWAMEFNYPSRLAYKLYERAGNAERMLGLVERAMQSYAVCLTRLDEADMSVEKRSKLRAAIEKALTECKDLFTEHKNTMEVPRAVEQLVGGRNENIPALSAFVELKMSKNMGRGVYATRDINPGDVVAIDEPYICGPISDHTGVCQYSGCLNLDLALIPCPKCLLVYYCNKDCMNKANEDGHYLECPIMYFIKSTPGITRMNELAMKWFLKDYLKMGLKKYCLIVDNFSKSKTDPQTRGFDGTGQYKSDNFLTAYSLDSSENKVSIDVLFFFNCIAVDMLHCLILSGFKIPEYYIGFVGASLVRILIVLDLNCRKLNINAPTISFQGKRQLTLTIALTLYPTISLFNHSCDPNIKRSGELSDRIRVMKAIQPIPKGSQLCCTYGIIFRGHTKESRQDICKKLFNFKCYCQPCIKNWPICHYIPNRLSTLNILNSSMADIVSLECEKFVEFIKSGQSEDYCEHLNYLYSFIKLLFTNVKRPFQLYEDCLEIISTIHIKSSNELYISEINIG